In one Pseudomonas purpurea genomic region, the following are encoded:
- the ligB gene encoding NAD-dependent DNA ligase LigB — protein MLPHLRLFFGFLLASACAGTLAAECPDWPPARALGEIDALQQQVDRWDDSYHRQGRALVADELYDQSRARLTAWRECFSAVATPDNPLRTAGGTVAHPVAHTGLDKLADGDKVKTWLNSRSDAWAQPKVDGVAVTLIYRNGQLQQVISRGDGLQGHDWTPSARKIAAIPQHLPQPQDLLLQGELYWRLDGHVQAEAGSLNARSTVAGLMARKALDEKDAAGIGLFIWDWPKGPASLLARLAFLKESGFPDSARYSQPITGFADAERWREHWYRSPLPFASDGIVLRQGPRPSAERWQAKPPYWAVAWKYPFAQALTEVRKVHFKIGRTGRITPVLELAPVTLDDRQIKRVSVSSLQRWQAMDIRPGDQVAISLAGLTIPRLDSVVLRGTDRPEVIAPQAEGFHPLSCWQPTTGCEGQFLARLTWLSGKQGLALHHVGPGTWEKLISAGRLNSLLDWLTLDAQELANIDGFGPRSSARLLDSLHTARQRPFIRWLKALGLPPTGSASLGDSWQALAQRDTEHWQNEAGIGPGRAAQLSAFFRDPQVLALSEQLRAAGIEGF, from the coding sequence ATGCTGCCACACCTGCGCCTGTTTTTCGGTTTCCTGCTGGCATCTGCCTGTGCGGGCACCCTCGCTGCCGAGTGCCCCGACTGGCCGCCCGCCCGCGCCTTGGGCGAGATCGACGCCCTGCAACAACAAGTCGACCGCTGGGACGACAGCTACCATCGTCAGGGCCGTGCACTGGTCGCCGACGAGCTCTACGACCAGTCCCGCGCACGCCTCACTGCCTGGCGCGAATGCTTCAGCGCTGTCGCAACACCCGACAATCCACTGCGCACAGCGGGCGGCACAGTGGCTCATCCGGTGGCTCACACCGGCCTGGACAAACTCGCCGATGGCGACAAGGTCAAAACCTGGCTCAACAGCCGCAGCGACGCCTGGGCTCAACCGAAAGTCGACGGCGTGGCCGTCACACTGATTTACCGCAACGGGCAATTGCAGCAGGTGATCAGCCGTGGCGACGGTCTCCAGGGGCATGACTGGACGCCCTCGGCGCGCAAGATTGCGGCGATTCCCCAGCACCTGCCGCAGCCGCAGGATCTCCTGCTGCAAGGCGAACTCTATTGGCGACTGGACGGGCACGTGCAGGCCGAGGCAGGCAGCCTCAACGCGCGCAGTACCGTGGCCGGCTTGATGGCACGCAAGGCGCTCGACGAAAAAGACGCCGCCGGGATTGGCCTGTTCATCTGGGACTGGCCAAAGGGGCCAGCCAGTCTGCTGGCGCGACTGGCCTTTCTGAAGGAATCAGGCTTCCCCGACAGCGCACGCTACAGCCAGCCGATCACAGGCTTTGCCGATGCCGAACGCTGGCGTGAGCACTGGTATCGCTCGCCCCTGCCGTTCGCCAGCGATGGCATTGTGTTACGCCAAGGCCCGCGCCCGTCCGCCGAGCGCTGGCAGGCCAAACCGCCTTACTGGGCCGTGGCCTGGAAATACCCCTTCGCCCAGGCACTGACCGAGGTCCGCAAGGTTCACTTCAAGATCGGCCGCACTGGGCGTATCACTCCGGTGCTGGAACTTGCCCCCGTTACGCTGGATGACCGGCAGATCAAACGGGTCAGCGTCAGCTCACTGCAACGCTGGCAAGCCATGGACATCCGCCCCGGCGACCAGGTCGCCATCAGCCTCGCCGGCCTGACCATTCCGCGCCTCGACAGCGTGGTGTTACGCGGCACCGACCGACCGGAAGTGATCGCACCACAGGCCGAAGGCTTTCATCCTCTGAGCTGCTGGCAACCGACCACCGGTTGCGAGGGCCAGTTCCTTGCGCGCTTGACCTGGCTCAGTGGCAAACAGGGGCTGGCCCTGCACCATGTCGGCCCCGGCACCTGGGAAAAACTCATCAGCGCCGGGCGTCTCAATAGTCTGCTCGATTGGTTGACCCTCGATGCTCAAGAGCTTGCTAACATTGACGGCTTCGGCCCGCGCAGCAGCGCGCGCCTGCTCGACAGTTTGCACACCGCCAGGCAACGCCCTTTCATACGCTGGCTCAAAGCCTTGGGATTGCCGCCGACCGGCTCGGCCAGCCTCGGTGATTCATGGCAGGCGCTGGCACAAAGAGACACCGAACACTGGCAAAACGAGGCCGGAATCGGCCCGGGTCGCGCTGCGCAACTGAGCGCTTTTTTCCGCGACCCGCAGGTACTGGCCCTGAGTGAACAATTACGCGCTGCCGGGAT